One Brassica oleracea var. oleracea cultivar TO1000 chromosome C7, BOL, whole genome shotgun sequence genomic window carries:
- the LOC106303895 gene encoding uncharacterized protein LOC106303895 — MSTSPANMKKSLHGFSSPLTLGPQVSAVTDVDPKSDPSPETPPVSNRTVASRSSRQPRLSFSSLAPSSERDHQKKVKSEENPPRREEVPVSAEEDEEKRKWNLRPRKACGGGGASEAKNQKPVAAVAEAKSNRQRGIPAESPGLGGGGGVEAKNENHRLWVALSRDEIEEDVFSMSGNRPSRRPRKRTKTLQKHLDVIFPGLCLVGMNADCFRVSTSPAKR, encoded by the exons ATGTCTACTTCGCCGGCGAATATGAAGAAGTCTCTCCACGGTTTCTCTTCTCCTCTCACCCTTGGACCTCAAGTCTCTGCTGTCACTGACGTGGACCCCAAATCGGACCCATCGCCGGAGACGCCGCCCGTTTCCAACCGAACCGTTGCGTCGCGATCGTCTCGTCAGCCGCGCCTCTCCTTCTCCTCACTCGCTCCGTCGTCCGAGCGCGATCACCAGAAGAAGGTGAAATCGGAGGAGAATCCGCCGCGGAGAGAGGAAGTTCCGGTGTCGGCGGAGGAGGACGAAGAGAAGAGGAAGTGGAATCTGCGGCCGAGGAAGGCGTGCGGCGGAGGAGGAGCTTCGGAGGCGAAGAATCAGAAACCAGTCGCGGCGGTGGCGGAGGCGAAATCGAACAGGCAGAGAGGGATTCCGGCGGAGTCTCCCGGGTTAGGCGGCGGCGGCGGCGTTGAGGCGAAGAACGAGAATCACAGGCTCTGGGTGGCTCTGTCTCGTGACGAGATCGAGGAAGACGTGTTCAGCATGAGTGGGAACAGGCCATCTCGTCGGCCACGGAAGAGGACCAAGACCTTGCAGAAACATCTCGAT GTTATCTTCCCTGGGTTGTGTCTTGTGGGGATGAATGCTGATTGCTTCAGAGTATCCACTTCTCCCGCTAAG CGATGA
- the LOC106303882 gene encoding homeobox-leucine zipper protein HAT1 yields MMMGKEDLSLSLSLGFAQTHHPLKLNLNPTSSSISNLQMFPWNQTFVSSSDHQNQQFFTKIDVNSLPSTVHLEEETGFSSPNSTISSTVSGKRRSEREGTSGGAGDDLDVTLDRSSSRGTSDEEEEHGGEACRKKLRLSKDQSAVLEDTFKEHNTLNPKQKLALAKKLGLTARQVEVWFQNRRARTKLKQTEVDCEYLKRCVEKLTEENRRLEKEAVELRALKLSPRLYGHMSPPTTLLMCPSCERVAGPSNHNQRSVSLSPWLQMAHGSTFDVVHPRS; encoded by the exons ATGATGATGGGAAAAGAGGATTTGAGTTTAAGTTTGAGCTTGGGGTTTGCACAAACTCACCATCCTCTCAAGCTGAATCTCAACCCCACTTCTTCATCCATATCCAATCTCCAGATGTTTCCATGGAACCAAACCTTTGTTTCCTCCTCAG ATCATCAAAACCAACAGTTCTTTACGAAAATCGACGTGAACAGCTTGCCGTCGACGGTTCATCTGGAGGAGGAGACGGGATTTTCTTCCCCAAACAGCACGATCTCTAGCACCGTGAGCGGCAAGAGGAGAAGCGAGAGAGAAGGAACATCAGGTGGTGCTGGAGATGACCTCGACGTCACTTTGGATCGATCTTCCTCACGTGGAACCTCCGACGAAGAAGAAGAACACGGTGGAGAGGCTTGTCGGAAGAAGCTTAGACTATCCAAAGATCAATCTGCTGTTCTCGAAGACACTTTCAAGGAGCACAATACTCTAAACCCC AAACAGAAGCTGGCTTTGGCTAAGAAGCTAGGCTTAACCGCAAGGCAAGTGGAAGTGTGGTTCCAAAACAGAAGAGCAAG GACAAAGTTGAAGCAAACTGAAGTAGATTGTGAGTATTTGAAGAGATGCGTGGAGAAACTGACTGAAGAGAATCGGCGGCTCGAGAAAGAGGCTGTGGAGTTGAGGGCATTAAAGCTTTCACCGAGATTGTATGGTCATATGAGTCCACCAACCACGCTTCTCATGTGTCCATCATGCGAACGTGTGGCCGGACCATCCAACCACAACCAACGGTCTGTGTCTTTGAGCCCGTGGCTCCAAATGGCACATGGGTCAACTTTTGATGTGGTGCATCCTAGATCTTAA
- the LOC106304667 gene encoding palmitoyl-protein thioesterase 1-like, producing the protein MVETREREKKDYIDLSNLMANILRRPVLLLTVAAVLFSTVPASNSIPFILFHGIGDKCSGGVGNFTQLLSNLSGSPGSCLEIGNGEIDTWFMPLMHQANEACEKVKMMKELSQGYNIVAQSQGNLVARGLIEFCYDAPPVVNYVSLGGPHAGVAAIPKCSSGPFCAIAEALMKLEIYNDFVQDHIAPSGYVKIPGEMTKYLDHSKYLPKLNNERPDQRNSTFKNRFMSLHNLVLVMFQNDTTLVPKETSWFGYYTDDGFDSLLSTQQTKLYTEDWIGLKALDDVGKVKYVSVSGDHLMIAYNDVVKYVVPYLMA; encoded by the exons ATGGTAGAGACTAGAGAGAGGGAGAAAAAGGATTACATAGATCTCAGCAATCTCATGGCCAACATTCTCCGGCGACCTGTTCTCCTTTTAACGGTGGCCGCCGTCTTATTCTCAACCGTTCCGGCTTCAAACTCTATTCCATTTATATTGTTCCACG GAATTGGAGATAAATGCTCTGGTGGAGTTGGTAACTTCACGCAACTCCTAAGCAACCTCTCCGGCTCTCCTGGCTCTTGCTT AGAAATAGGAAACGGAGAAATAGACACATGGTTCATGCCACTAATGCACCAAGCGAATGAAGCGTGTGAGAAAGTTAAAATGATGAAAGAGCTGAGTCAAGGTTACAACATTGTTGCACAGTCTCAAGGCAATTTAGTAGCTAGAGGTCTAATTGAGTTCTGCTACGATGCTCCTCCTGTCGTCAACTACGTTTCCTTAGGAGGACCTCATGCTGGCGTTGCCGCAATCCCCAAGTGTTCT TCTGGTCCATTCTGCGCTATAGCAGAAGCTTTGATGAAGTTAGAGATCTACAACGACTTTGTTCAA GATCATATTGCTCCTAGTGGTTATGTCAAGATCCCTGGT GAAATGACTAAGTATTTGGATCACTCCAAGTATCTACCAAAGCTGAACAATGAGAGACCTGACCAAAGAAACTCCACTTTCAAAAACCGTTTCATGAGCTTACATAACTTGGTTCTTGTCATG TTCCAGAACGACACAACACTGGTCCCTAAAGAAACTTCTTGGTTTGGATATTATACAGATGATGGCTTCGATTCTCTTTTGTCAACTCAACAG ACAAAACTATACACAGAAGACTGGATCGGTCTGAAAGCACTGGATGACGTAGGAAAAGTGAAGTATGTGAGTGTCTCAGGGGACCACCTTATGATAGCGTATAATGACGTTGTGAAATACGTTGTGCCTTACTTGATGGCTTGA
- the LOC106305858 gene encoding deSI-like protein At4g17486 isoform X2 gives MWSSSEEKKSGEVAGLTPVYLNVYDLTPVNDYLYWFGIGIFHSGVEAHGMEYCYGAHEYSSSGVYEVDPKNCPGFIFRRSLLLGTTTMSPSDFRSYMEKLSSKYHGDTYHLIAKNCNHFTQEVCLQLTGKPIPGWINRLARLGSFCNCLLPESVQLTAVSAPSERLEFSDEDESNSEASSGSDDDEEEGSEKHLINVADREVVYLQNKPVRLTRE, from the exons ATGTGGAGCTCAAGTGAGGAGAAGAAGAGTGGAGAGGTGGCCGGTCTAACACCGGTTTACCTCAATGTCTATGATCTCACCCCTGTCAACGATTACCTCTATTGGTTTGGGATCGGCATTTTCCATTCCGGAGTAGAGG CTCATGGTATGGAATATTGCTATGGAGCTCACGAGTATTCATCTAGTGGGGTCTACGAGGTAGACCCTAAGAACTGTCCTGGCTTCATCTTCAGACGCTCTCTTCTACTGGGAACTACAACCATGTCCCCTTCTGATTTCCGCTCTTACATGGAGAAGCTTTCGTCAAAGTACCACGGTGACACTTACCATTTGATCGCCAAGAACTGTAACCATTTCACCCAAGAGGTTTGCTTGCAGCTCACGGGTAAGCCTATTCCCGGATGGATCAATCGCCTCGCCCGCTTAG GTTCGTTCTGTAATTGTCTTCTACCGGAAAGCGTTCAGCTCACTGCTGTTAGTGCTCCTTCTGAACGCCTTGAGTTCTCTG ATGAGGATGAATCGAACTCAGAGGCATCTTCTGGGTCAGATGATGATGAAGAAGAAGGATCAGAGAAGCATCTCATTAACGTAGCAGACAGAGAGGTTGTGTATCTACAAAACAAACCAGTGCGACTTACCAGAGAGTAG
- the LOC106305858 gene encoding deSI-like protein At4g17486 isoform X1: MWSSSEEKKSGEVAGLTPVYLNVYDLTPVNDYLYWFGIGIFHSGVEGMFLYSFLLLEHVFFFLLDFNCIAHGMEYCYGAHEYSSSGVYEVDPKNCPGFIFRRSLLLGTTTMSPSDFRSYMEKLSSKYHGDTYHLIAKNCNHFTQEVCLQLTGKPIPGWINRLARLGSFCNCLLPESVQLTAVSAPSERLEFSDEDESNSEASSGSDDDEEEGSEKHLINVADREVVYLQNKPVRLTRE, encoded by the exons ATGTGGAGCTCAAGTGAGGAGAAGAAGAGTGGAGAGGTGGCCGGTCTAACACCGGTTTACCTCAATGTCTATGATCTCACCCCTGTCAACGATTACCTCTATTGGTTTGGGATCGGCATTTTCCATTCCGGAGTAGAGGGTATGTTTCTCTATTCATTCCTCTTGCTTGAGCATGTTTTTTTTTTTTTACTCGACTTTAATTGTATAGCTCATGGTATGGAATATTGCTATGGAGCTCACGAGTATTCATCTAGTGGGGTCTACGAGGTAGACCCTAAGAACTGTCCTGGCTTCATCTTCAGACGCTCTCTTCTACTGGGAACTACAACCATGTCCCCTTCTGATTTCCGCTCTTACATGGAGAAGCTTTCGTCAAAGTACCACGGTGACACTTACCATTTGATCGCCAAGAACTGTAACCATTTCACCCAAGAGGTTTGCTTGCAGCTCACGGGTAAGCCTATTCCCGGATGGATCAATCGCCTCGCCCGCTTAG GTTCGTTCTGTAATTGTCTTCTACCGGAAAGCGTTCAGCTCACTGCTGTTAGTGCTCCTTCTGAACGCCTTGAGTTCTCTG ATGAGGATGAATCGAACTCAGAGGCATCTTCTGGGTCAGATGATGATGAAGAAGAAGGATCAGAGAAGCATCTCATTAACGTAGCAGACAGAGAGGTTGTGTATCTACAAAACAAACCAGTGCGACTTACCAGAGAGTAG
- the LOC106305859 gene encoding ubiquitin carboxyl-terminal hydrolase isozyme L3-like produces the protein MATIDESSSAKRWLPLEANPDVMNQFLWGLGLAPDAAECNDVFGLDDELLEMVPKPVLAVLFLYPITKKSEEERIEQDKEIKEKVHSDKVYFMKQTVGNACGTIGLLHAIGNITSEIKLSEGSFLDKFFKTTSNMTPMERGRFLENDSQIEDAHSAAVTAGETPASDEVNTHFICLACVDGELYELDGRKAGPISHGASSPATLLKDSTKVIKKIIEKNPDTLNFNVMAISKRT, from the exons ATGGCGACCATAGACGAGAGTTCTTCAGCTAAGAGATGGCTTCCACTTGAAGCTAACCCAGATGTTATGAATCAG TTTCTGTGGGGGCTTGGACTTGCCCCAGATGCAGCTGAGTGTAATGATGTGTTTGGTTTAGATGACGAGCTCCTTGAGATGGTTCCAAAGCCTGTCCTTGCTGTTCTCTTCCTTTACCCTATCACCAAAAAG AGTGAAGAAGAGAGAATTGAGCAAGACAAGGAGATCAAGGAGAAG GTGCATAGTGATAAAGTTTACTTCATGAAACAAACTGTTGGTAATGCTTGTGGAACCATTGGTCTTCTTCATGCTATTGGCAACATTACCTCTGAAATCAAGCTTT CTGAGGGATCCTTCTTAGATAAGTTTTTCAAAACCACCAGCAATATGACTCCTATGGAG CGTGGAAGGTTTCTAGAGAATGATAGTCAAATAGAAGATGCTCATTCTGCAGCTGTTACAGCTGGTGAAACGCCG GCTTCTGATGAAGTGAACACGCATTTCATCTGTCTAGCTTGTGTAGATG GTGAGCTCTATGAGCTTGATGGAAGGAAAGCAGGACCAATTTCACATGGTGCTTCCTCTCCAGCTACCCTGTTGAAG GATTCGACGAAAGTGATAAAGAAGATTATCGAGAAGAATCCGGACACGCTCAACTTCAATGTTATGGCCATCTCTAAGAGAACCTGA